Below is a window of Ahaetulla prasina isolate Xishuangbanna chromosome 1, ASM2864084v1, whole genome shotgun sequence DNA.
AAGCAAATAAGAGCTAATTCCTAGGAAAAAGTATTACATGTATATAGTACTGAACTTCTGCGACCACAGAGCACTAAGGCATCAATCAAAGTGCTCTATTCATAGAGAAGATCTGGTTATTCATATGATTACTTGCTACATTTAGATCTCTTACTATTATCTTTATATATTAAGCATATTTCAAGATCTGATTTGTAACTGACAAAATATATTCCACAGTTTGTATATGCATTCATCACTTTAGGCTGCAAGAAATTTGTAGAAAGAATTCCATCTTGCAATACCTCCACGAGATCCTTCCTTGGCCGTAATTTTAAAAGTGGTTCACTTAGTCGGATGGAGCACATTCCACCATGACCTTCATAGCAGCAAACGCCAGCACACCTAGAAGGCAAAGCAGAAGCTATCCATTTTTGTTTTCCAAGAACAAAAATCTACCAAAATAGAATGTGACTGAAACAGTTATCCATTACAATCTACTAGTTTTCTATGGTAATAAGAGGACAATTTTTCAAGGAAGAGAAGTCAAAGAATATTTAAAAGCAGCCCACTTCTCAATCTGAATTAGCATAGTTCACAATGCTACCTCATCCTGCTGGTTAGTGGTAGCTCAAAATCCCAATATTCAAATACAAAAATTTTACAGCTATCATTGATCTTGACCAGTATATGTGTCTGATTATGCCTAACCTGCTTGGTTGTTGGGTAAAAAAACCCCAGTACCTGCTTGCAATCAGGTAGTCCAATCTTCGCTGACTAGGAAAGCTtaccgcagtggcgcagtggctagagtgcagtactgcaggctacttctgctgcctgccagctgactgcaattgggcaattcaaatctcaccaggatcaaagttgactcagccttccatccttccaaggtgggtaaaatgggggcaatatgccaactctgtaaaccgcttagagagggctgtaaaagcactctagagcggtatataagtctaagtgctattgctattaccaggATCAGTTCTGACAGTCAGAATGAAATATCAGGGTTGTAACATAAGTCATCAAATCGTCATCAGTCTACATTTTAACAAAACTTTAGTGGATAGATGTGCTCTAAACAATGGGCAATGGGAGCAGCTCTAAAGGCACCTTTCTTGACACGCTAAGCTCAGTCTTTCCTCCCGGTATTCTTtacaacagaggtcttcaaacttggccgctttaagacttgtggacttcaactcccagaattctccagccagctatgctgctatgctggctggagaattctgggagttgaagtccacaagtcttaaagcggccaagtttgggaTCCTGTTtagaccagggtctccaaccttggcaactttaagcctggaggacttcaactcccagaattccccagccagctttgttttgctttccccagttttgctggctggggtattctgggagttgaagtcctccaggcttaaagttgccaaggttggagacccctgctctagactaccATTCCCAGGAAAGCAAgcagcagggaattctgggaggggtAGTCCCACCACCCCTGGAGGGCGTCCGTTTATAGatgcctctctctccttcctccctcccatcccgGCGCTTCCTTCGGCGTACAGGGTCATGCGCGGACTCCACTTTACTTCCACCGCCGCCAGGCGCCCCCAGAAGAGGGTCTCGTTGAACTGCAGAAAGAGGCCTCGCACGTCGGGATTGGGGTCCAGCAACTCCCAGGCATCGTCCATCAGCGAGAGTGGCCGCGGAGGATCCGAGGGGATCGTTTCAACCCGCACCTCCCCGTCCTCCGCTTCCCATTCCTCCTGCAACTGCAGGGCCAGCAGAAAGTCCTCGTCCATCGTGCCTCCAAGAAGCGACACCCCGAACTACCAACAGCCGCCATTCACCGGCCGGAAAGCGACTTTGCAAACCTGGCGCATGCGCTAAGTGCTTCGACGTTGCAAAGCGCTTGCGCACCTCTCCAAACATCCTGAGCGAAAGCCTGCTCTACTACAGGGTAAGATTTGTGGTCATGCGCGAAAGGCAGAGCGACGTGTCGCGGTTCCGTGACGTCTCACGTTCCCCGCaggctcttctctctctcctgaaGATCCTCGGGAGCGGCTCTTTTTCCGGCGCAGACGCTCCTCCGTTTCCGCTCTTTTGGGTCTCTCGCTGCTCCGGCTCAGAAATGGCGGTGTCTCTCGGGGAGATGGCCGCGGTCGGCGGCGCCAGCCGTTTGCGACGGCAGCTGGAATCCGGGAGTTACGCGGCGGAGGAGTACGTGAAGCAACTGTCCCAACAGTCGGATGGGGACCGGGACCTGCAAGAGCACCGGCAGCGCATCCAGGCGCTGAGCGAGGAGACGGCGCAGAGCCTCAAGCGCAACGTCTACCAGAACTACCGGCAGTTCATCGAGACGGCCCGCGAGATCAGCTACCTGGAGAGCGAGATGTACCAGCTCAGCCACATCCTCACCGAGCAGAAAGGCATCATGGAAACCGTCACTCAGGCCCTGTTGCTGCAGGCCAATGTCGGCGAGAGGGAAGACCCGGCTGTCGCGGGAGCCCGGCGAGCTGCAGCTGCCGCCGCCGACCCTCACGCCAACCCTTTCCTGCCTCTCTCCGGCAAGGACGCCTCGGCCAACGAGGAAGGCCGACAGCGGACTCTCACCACCCTCCTGGAGAAAGTGGAGGGCTGCCGGGACCTGCTCCCGGAGAGCCCTGGCAAGTACCTAGTGTACAACGGGGACCTTGTGGAGTACGATGCTGACCACATGGTGCAGATCCAGAAAGTCCACGCTTTCCTTATGAACGACTGCCTGCTGGTGGCAGCGTGGCTGCCCAACCGGCGGGGCATGTACCGTTACGATGCCCTCTACCCACTGGATGGGCTGGCGGTGGTTAATGTCAAGGACAACCCCCCCATGAAGGATATGTTCAAGCTGCTGATGTTCCCCGAGAGTCGCATCTTCCAAGCTGAGAATGCCAAGATCAAGAAAGAGTGGTTGGAAGTGCTGGAGGAGGCAAAAAGAAACCGAGTTCTCAGTGAGAAACGGAGGCTGGAGCAGGAGGTCCCAACGCGGGCTCTTCCAATGCCTGCAGAGACTACTAATCCGTTTGAAGTagacgaggaggaagaggaggtggaggaggaagagaaggcaaCGCCGGAAGAAGAGATGGTGGATCTGTCTTTAGAATGGATTCAGGAGCTGCCAGAAGACTTGGATGTCTGCATTGCTCAGAGAGACTTTGAAGGGGCGGTTGATTTGTTAGATAAGCTGAAGGAATATCTGAGTGACAAACCTGTGACCCAGATGGTTAGAGAATTGCGAGCTAAGGTGGATGAAAGAGTCCGACAGCTCACTGAGGTCCTTGTGTTTGAATTGTCTCCGGATAGGTCTCTCCGAGGAGGACCCAGAGCTACCCGGCGAGCTGTTTCTCAGCTCATTCGCTTGGGCCAGTCAACTAAGGCATGTGAACTTTTCTTGAAAAATAGGGAAGCTGCTGTTCACACAGCCATCCGACAGTTGCGCATTGAGGGCGCCACGTTGCTGTATATTCACAAACTTTGTCATGTCTTCTTTACCAGCCTGTTAGAGACTGCAAGAGAGTTTGAGACAGACTTTGCTGGAAACAGTGGGTGTTACTCAGCTTTTGTGGTCTGGGCCCGGTCTACCATGCGGATGTTTGTAGATGCATTTAGCAAACAGGTGTTTGATAGTAAGGAGAGTTTATCTACTGCGGCTGAGTgtgtaaaggtaagtaaagggaGAACGaagtaaaaacctttaaaaagtcTGCCAGTGCATCCCTATGGGAGAGGTATTTGGGCAGTGTTTTGGAATGTAGTGGCTGCTCAGCTCTAAACCCTTCTCCCATCTTGTCATATCAAAGGCATGGAATTTATGCTGGGGACTCCCTAATGCAGATACGGACATATATGTACCACAGGCGAGCAGAAATGCACATACAGCATCTTGTTTGTTACACAAAACAAAATGCCTGTGACCAATTGGTAAAAAGTCTGAAAGACAACAACATTTTCATTTCCAGTTCTGCTAGCGGTAAACGCCCTCTCATATTTGGAAAATTCAGGTTAGTCATATGCACTGCCTCTGCAGTGCAGCTGGATCTTAACCACAGATCCTGTCTtacctgaaaaagtaccttttgcTTTATAGAACAAAGGATGTGCTTCTGTGTAATCTAATGTTGCTTTTTTACTGTCCAAAACAAGATACAGGCACATACCATCTGC
It encodes the following:
- the EXOC8 gene encoding exocyst complex component 8 — encoded protein: MRERQSDVSRFRDVSRSPQALLSLLKILGSGSFSGADAPPFPLFWVSRCSGSEMAVSLGEMAAVGGASRLRRQLESGSYAAEEYVKQLSQQSDGDRDLQEHRQRIQALSEETAQSLKRNVYQNYRQFIETAREISYLESEMYQLSHILTEQKGIMETVTQALLLQANVGEREDPAVAGARRAAAAAADPHANPFLPLSGKDASANEEGRQRTLTTLLEKVEGCRDLLPESPGKYLVYNGDLVEYDADHMVQIQKVHAFLMNDCLLVAAWLPNRRGMYRYDALYPLDGLAVVNVKDNPPMKDMFKLLMFPESRIFQAENAKIKKEWLEVLEEAKRNRVLSEKRRLEQEVPTRALPMPAETTNPFEVDEEEEEVEEEEKATPEEEMVDLSLEWIQELPEDLDVCIAQRDFEGAVDLLDKLKEYLSDKPVTQMVRELRAKVDERVRQLTEVLVFELSPDRSLRGGPRATRRAVSQLIRLGQSTKACELFLKNREAAVHTAIRQLRIEGATLLYIHKLCHVFFTSLLETAREFETDFAGNSGCYSAFVVWARSTMRMFVDAFSKQVFDSKESLSTAAECVKVAKEHCKQLGDIGLDLTFIIHALLVKDIKGALQSYKDIIIEATKHRNSEEMWRRMNLMTPEALGKLREEMRSCGVTNFDQYTGDDCWVNLSYTVVAFTKQTMAFLEDALKLYFPELHMVLLESLMEIILVAIQHVDYSLRCEQDPEKKAFIRQNASFLYETVLPVVEKRFEEGVGKPAKQLQDLRNVSRLMRINPESTTSVV